From one Eucalyptus grandis isolate ANBG69807.140 chromosome 9, ASM1654582v1, whole genome shotgun sequence genomic stretch:
- the LOC104424864 gene encoding beta-glucuronosyltransferase GlcAT14A isoform X3 — translation MRKNQHSHAARAFSDRRWMIPFFASLLVFATLIMSATVGLFTLPYNEDEFSDDAISFNASEDSSSLFVESDLRRSHYQSGHSGVEAPRLAYLISGTKGDSHRMMRTLQAVYHPRNQYILHLDFEAPPRERLDLTALVKNDPTFREVENVRVMAQSNLITYKGPTMIACTLQAIAILLKESLEWDWFINLSASDYPLVTQDDLLYVFSNVSRSLNFIEHDQISGWKLKHRSKSIIIDPGLYLSKKYEVTWSTQRRSVPTSFKLFTEGYFHTVICNNEEYRKTAISHDLHYIAWDNPPKQHPRVLSVKDFDKMLKSNAPFARKFEKDDPVLDRIDKELLGRTGRFVPGAWCIGTSDGGPDPCFVRGNDSVFRPGPGADRLQKLLQGLLSEEFRSKQCS, via the exons ATGAGGAAAAATCAGCATTCTCACGCCGCGAGAGCGTTTTCTGATCGGCGATGGATGATTCCGTTCTTTGCTAGCTTGCTTGTATTTGCTACTTTGATCATGTCGGCTACCGTTGGGCTGTTTACACTGCCTTATAACGAAGATGAGTTTTCAGATGATGCTATTTCATTTAATGCATCGGAGGATTCGAGCAGTCTCTTTGTAGAGTCTGATTTACGGAGATCTCATTATCAAAGCGGACATTCGGGTGTTGAAGCACCTAGACTAGCCTATCTTATTTCCGGCACCAAGGGCGATAGTCACAGAATGATGAGAACCTTGCAGGCTGTGTATCATCCGAGAAACCAGTACATTCTCCATTTGGACTTTGAGGCACCACCCCGTGAACGTTTGGATTTGACTGCATTGGTTAAAAACGATCCTACATTTCGTGAGGTGGAGAATGTCCGGGTAATGGCACAGTCTAACCTGATTACCTACAAAGGACCTACCATGATTGCTTGTACACTGCAAGCAATCGCCATATTGTTAAAGGAGAGCTTGGAGTGGGATTGGTTTATCAATCTCAGTGCTTCAGATTATCCTCTGGTAACGCAGGATG ATCTGCTTTACGTGTTCTCCAACGTATCTAGAAGTCTTAATTTCATTGAACATGATCAGATTTCTGGATGGAAATT GAAACACAGATCTAAATCAATCATCATCGATCCAGGATTGTACCTGTCAAAGAAGTATGAAGTAACCTGGAGCACTCAACGTCGATCAGTTCCAACATCTTTCAAGTTGTTTACTG AAGGCTATTTCCACACTGTCATTTGCAACAATGAAGAGTACCGTAAAACTGCTATCAGCCACGACCTACACTACATTGCATGGGATAACCCTCCAAAGCAGCATCCTCGCGTATTGTCTGTGAAGGATTTTGACAAAATGCTCAAAAGTAATGCCCCCTTTGCTCGGAAGTTTGAAAAGGATGATCCTGTCTTGGATAGGATTGACAAAGAGCTTCTTGGCCGAACAGGCCGTTTCGTACCTGGGGCATGGTGTATTGGGACCTCGGATGGTGGGCCCGATCCATGCTTTGTGAGGGGCAATGATTCTGTGTTTAGGCCAGGACCAGGTGCCGACAGATTGCAGAAGCTGCTTCAGGGCTTGTTATCTGAAGAATTTCGGAGCAAACAATGCTCTTGA
- the LOC104424864 gene encoding beta-glucuronosyltransferase GlcAT14A isoform X1, producing the protein MRKNQHSHAARAFSDRRWMIPFFASLLVFATLIMSATVGLFTLPYNEDEFSDDAISFNASEDSSSLFVESDLRRSHYQSGHSGVEAPRLAYLISGTKGDSHRMMRTLQAVYHPRNQYILHLDFEAPPRERLDLTALVKNDPTFREVENVRVMAQSNLITYKGPTMIACTLQAIAILLKESLEWDWFINLSASDYPLVTQDDLLYVFSNVSRSLNFIEHDQISGWKLKHRSKSIIIDPGLYLSKKYEVTWSTQRRSVPTSFKLFTGSAWVMVTRSFLEYCIWGWDNFPRTILMYYVNFISSPEGYFHTVICNNEEYRKTAISHDLHYIAWDNPPKQHPRVLSVKDFDKMLKSNAPFARKFEKDDPVLDRIDKELLGRTGRFVPGAWCIGTSDGGPDPCFVRGNDSVFRPGPGADRLQKLLQGLLSEEFRSKQCS; encoded by the exons ATGAGGAAAAATCAGCATTCTCACGCCGCGAGAGCGTTTTCTGATCGGCGATGGATGATTCCGTTCTTTGCTAGCTTGCTTGTATTTGCTACTTTGATCATGTCGGCTACCGTTGGGCTGTTTACACTGCCTTATAACGAAGATGAGTTTTCAGATGATGCTATTTCATTTAATGCATCGGAGGATTCGAGCAGTCTCTTTGTAGAGTCTGATTTACGGAGATCTCATTATCAAAGCGGACATTCGGGTGTTGAAGCACCTAGACTAGCCTATCTTATTTCCGGCACCAAGGGCGATAGTCACAGAATGATGAGAACCTTGCAGGCTGTGTATCATCCGAGAAACCAGTACATTCTCCATTTGGACTTTGAGGCACCACCCCGTGAACGTTTGGATTTGACTGCATTGGTTAAAAACGATCCTACATTTCGTGAGGTGGAGAATGTCCGGGTAATGGCACAGTCTAACCTGATTACCTACAAAGGACCTACCATGATTGCTTGTACACTGCAAGCAATCGCCATATTGTTAAAGGAGAGCTTGGAGTGGGATTGGTTTATCAATCTCAGTGCTTCAGATTATCCTCTGGTAACGCAGGATG ATCTGCTTTACGTGTTCTCCAACGTATCTAGAAGTCTTAATTTCATTGAACATGATCAGATTTCTGGATGGAAATT GAAACACAGATCTAAATCAATCATCATCGATCCAGGATTGTACCTGTCAAAGAAGTATGAAGTAACCTGGAGCACTCAACGTCGATCAGTTCCAACATCTTTCAAGTTGTTTACTG GATCAGCATGGGTAATGGTAACTCGCTCTTTTCTCGAGTATTGTATATGGGGGTGGGACAATTTCCCTCGGACAATTCTAATGTACTATGTTAACTTTATATCCTCCCCAGAAGGCTATTTCCACACTGTCATTTGCAACAATGAAGAGTACCGTAAAACTGCTATCAGCCACGACCTACACTACATTGCATGGGATAACCCTCCAAAGCAGCATCCTCGCGTATTGTCTGTGAAGGATTTTGACAAAATGCTCAAAAGTAATGCCCCCTTTGCTCGGAAGTTTGAAAAGGATGATCCTGTCTTGGATAGGATTGACAAAGAGCTTCTTGGCCGAACAGGCCGTTTCGTACCTGGGGCATGGTGTATTGGGACCTCGGATGGTGGGCCCGATCCATGCTTTGTGAGGGGCAATGATTCTGTGTTTAGGCCAGGACCAGGTGCCGACAGATTGCAGAAGCTGCTTCAGGGCTTGTTATCTGAAGAATTTCGGAGCAAACAATGCTCTTGA
- the LOC104424864 gene encoding beta-glucuronosyltransferase GlcAT14A isoform X2, translating into MRKNQHSHAARAFSDRRWMIPFFASLLVFATLIMSATVGLFTLPYNEDEFSDDAISFNASEDSSSLFVESDLRRSHYQSGHSGVEAPRLAYLISGTKGDSHRMMRTLQAVYHPRNQYILHLDFEAPPRERLDLTALVKNDPTFREVENVRVMAQSNLITYKGPTMIACTLQAIAILLKESLEWDWFINLSASDYPLVTQDGLYLSKKYEVTWSTQRRSVPTSFKLFTGSAWVMVTRSFLEYCIWGWDNFPRTILMYYVNFISSPEGYFHTVICNNEEYRKTAISHDLHYIAWDNPPKQHPRVLSVKDFDKMLKSNAPFARKFEKDDPVLDRIDKELLGRTGRFVPGAWCIGTSDGGPDPCFVRGNDSVFRPGPGADRLQKLLQGLLSEEFRSKQCS; encoded by the exons ATGAGGAAAAATCAGCATTCTCACGCCGCGAGAGCGTTTTCTGATCGGCGATGGATGATTCCGTTCTTTGCTAGCTTGCTTGTATTTGCTACTTTGATCATGTCGGCTACCGTTGGGCTGTTTACACTGCCTTATAACGAAGATGAGTTTTCAGATGATGCTATTTCATTTAATGCATCGGAGGATTCGAGCAGTCTCTTTGTAGAGTCTGATTTACGGAGATCTCATTATCAAAGCGGACATTCGGGTGTTGAAGCACCTAGACTAGCCTATCTTATTTCCGGCACCAAGGGCGATAGTCACAGAATGATGAGAACCTTGCAGGCTGTGTATCATCCGAGAAACCAGTACATTCTCCATTTGGACTTTGAGGCACCACCCCGTGAACGTTTGGATTTGACTGCATTGGTTAAAAACGATCCTACATTTCGTGAGGTGGAGAATGTCCGGGTAATGGCACAGTCTAACCTGATTACCTACAAAGGACCTACCATGATTGCTTGTACACTGCAAGCAATCGCCATATTGTTAAAGGAGAGCTTGGAGTGGGATTGGTTTATCAATCTCAGTGCTTCAGATTATCCTCTGGTAACGCAGGATG GATTGTACCTGTCAAAGAAGTATGAAGTAACCTGGAGCACTCAACGTCGATCAGTTCCAACATCTTTCAAGTTGTTTACTG GATCAGCATGGGTAATGGTAACTCGCTCTTTTCTCGAGTATTGTATATGGGGGTGGGACAATTTCCCTCGGACAATTCTAATGTACTATGTTAACTTTATATCCTCCCCAGAAGGCTATTTCCACACTGTCATTTGCAACAATGAAGAGTACCGTAAAACTGCTATCAGCCACGACCTACACTACATTGCATGGGATAACCCTCCAAAGCAGCATCCTCGCGTATTGTCTGTGAAGGATTTTGACAAAATGCTCAAAAGTAATGCCCCCTTTGCTCGGAAGTTTGAAAAGGATGATCCTGTCTTGGATAGGATTGACAAAGAGCTTCTTGGCCGAACAGGCCGTTTCGTACCTGGGGCATGGTGTATTGGGACCTCGGATGGTGGGCCCGATCCATGCTTTGTGAGGGGCAATGATTCTGTGTTTAGGCCAGGACCAGGTGCCGACAGATTGCAGAAGCTGCTTCAGGGCTTGTTATCTGAAGAATTTCGGAGCAAACAATGCTCTTGA
- the LOC104424865 gene encoding putative pentatricopeptide repeat-containing protein At3g49142, which yields MSRWCLQVRAKCPFGVRCVELSASRQLRFFVASTSESEIVPKDLPLDGEVFGKILDRNPDIRTLKKLHSNIFRDQVLRADPVLGVKLMRAYAARGKPETARQVFDEVCERNVIIYNVMIRSYVNNRQYRDALVLFKDMLGCGYVPDNYTYPCVLKACSGSSNKVAGLQIHAAAVRVGQDSCLFVGNGLVAMYGKCGCLAEARQVLDEMPGRDVVSWNSMVACYAQNGQFDSALRVCREMELLKVGYNSGTMASLLPAVSNASAESVEYVEKMFLKMDKSNLISWNVMIAVYVNNSMPAKAVDLFSQMEAHKVEPDVITFASILPACGDLSALSLGRKIHECVERKKLRPNLLLENALIDMYAKCGCLSDARQVFDKLIVRDVISWTSMISAYGISGLGRDAVALFSRMQNSGLEPDSIAFVSVLSACSHTGLLDEGRRYFNLMIEEHGIEPRLEHFSCMADLLGRAGKVDEAYRLIQKMPIEPNERVWGALLGACRVYSNMKIGLLAADCLFQLVPEQSGYYVLLSNIYAKAGRWQDVAKVRSTMKSKGIKKAPGVSNFELNNIVHTFLAGDQSHPQSTRIYEELDILVGKMRGLGYVPETDSTLHDVEDEDKDGHLAVHSEKLAIVFALLNTEPGTPIRITKNLRICGDCHTASRLISKITQREIIIRDTNRFHNFVDGVCSCGDYW from the coding sequence ATGTCGAGGTGGTGCCTGCAGGTTCGAGCCAAATGCCCGTTTGGCGTCCGATGCGTCGAGCTCTCAGCTTCCAGGCAGCTACGGTTCTTCGTTGCGTCGACTTCGGAATCTGAAATTGTCCCAAAGGACTTACCTCTCGATGGAGAGGTGTTCGGCAAGATATTGGACCGGAACCCAGATATCAGAACACTGAAAAAGCTGCATTCGAACATATTCAGGGATCAAGTCCTGCGCGCGGACCCAGTCCTTGGCGTCAAACTGATGCGAGCTTATGCTGCTCGTGGCAAACCGGAGACCGCCCGCCAGGTGTTCGATGAAGTGTGCGAAAGGAATGTGATTATCTACAATGTCATGATCAGGAGCTATGTGAACAACCGCCAGTATCGCGATGCGCTGGTGCTTTTCAAAGACATGTTGGGCTGTGGATATGTTCCCGATAATTATACGTACCCTTGCGTGTTGAAAGCATGCTCCGGGTCCAGTAATAAGGTGGCCGGGCTTCAAATTCATGCTGCAGCGGTGAGAGTTGGGCAGGACTCATGTTTGTTTGTCGGGAACGGTTTAGTTGCAATGTATGGGAAATGCGGTTGTCTAGCGGAGGCACGTCAAGTTCTTGATGAGATGCCCGGAAGAGATGTAGTTTCGTGGAACTCCATGGTTGCCTGTTACGCACAGAATGGCCAGTTTGACAGTGCCTTGAGGGTTTGTAGGGAAATGGAATTATTAAAGGTAGGGTACAATTCTGGAACAATGGCTAGCCTCTTGCCGGCCGTGAGTAATGCATCAGCCGAAAGTGTTGAGTATGTGGAGAAGATGTTCTTGAAGATGGATAAAAGTAACTTGATCTCTTGGAATGTGATGATTGCTGTCTATGTGAATAACTCGATGCCCGCCAAAGCTGTTGATCTCTTTTCACAGATGGAAGCGCATAAAGTTGAGCCAGATGTCATTACTTTTGCTAGTATTCTGCCAGCTTGTGGAGATCTCTCTGCTCTGTCATTGGGAAGGAAAATTCATGAATGTGTGGAGAGGAAGAAGCTTCGACCAAATTTGTTGTTAGAGAATGCTTTAATTGACATGTATGCTAAGTGTGGTTGTTTGTCTGATGCAAGGCAAGTGTTTGACAAATTAATTGTTCGAGATGTCATTTCATGGACTTCAATGATCTCTGCTTATGGCATAAGTGGGCTTGGTCGCGATGCAGTGGCtcttttttcaagaatgcaAAATTCAGGTCTCGAACCGGATTCCATTGCTTTTGTGTCAGTTCTGTCCGCTTGCAGTCACACAGGACTTCTGGACGAGGGGCGTCGTTACTTTAATCTAATGATCGAGGAGCATGGGATTGAACCACGTCTAGAACACTTCTCTTGCATGGCAGATTTATTAGGACGTGCTGGGAAAGTAGATGAGGCATATCGTCTCATACAGAAAATGCCGATTGAGCCTAATGAAAGAGTTTGGGGAGCTCTCTTGGGTGCTTGTCGGGTCTACTCAAACATGAAAATTGGGCTTCTGGCTGCTGATTGTCTCTTTCAATTGGTTCCAGAGCAGTCAGGTTATTACGTTCTTTTGTCTAACATTTATGCAAAAGCTGGTAGATGGCAAGATGTAGCAAAGGTAAGATCAACCATGAAGAGTAAAGGAATTAAGAAAGCACCTGGTGTTAGTAATTTTGAGCTTAACAACATAGTCCACACCTTTCTTGCTGGTGACCAATCTCATCCGCAGTCCACACGAATCTACGAAGAATTAGACATACTAGTGGGGAAGATGAGAGGGCTTGGCTACGTTCCTGAGACAGATTCAACTCTTCATGATGTGGAGGATGAAGATAAGGATGGTCATCTAGCAGTTCATAGTGAGAAGCTGGCAATTGTTTTTGCTCTCCTGAATACTGAGCCAGGGACGCCAATTAGAATTACCAAAAATCTTCGTATATGTGGGGATTGCCATACTGCATCCAGGCTAATATCAAAAATTACACAGCGTGAAATAATCATTAGAGATACCAATAGATTTCACAATTTCGTAGATGGAGTCTGTTCCTGTGGAGATTATTGGTGA
- the LOC104424860 gene encoding formimidoyltransferase-cyclodeaminase isoform X2, which translates to MDVRPEPADAGSDIFDSSLNLEDAHFREGYADGHRHGVAAGTEEGRQVGLKTGFETGEELGFYRGCVGVWGSAIRADPTRYSARVQKSVRTMEALLDGYPTMEPEDERVQEMMGDLRLKFRAVCASLGAKLENRGYLKGMLKMMLACCKVYISESRNRSALEAIERAAKLFPETAVLNKFEDEIYNRVGYTVVSRLAQKSSSDSCPLRSAVLAMVKTAFDAIDLESHSGSHPRLGVVDHICFHPLGQTSLDQVAAIARSLAVDIGSGLQVPAFLYGAAHEDGRTLDSIRRELGYFKPNASGNLWIGGPNSQSMPLKPDDGPPRAAQGKGVIVIGATRWVDNYNVPVYSSDIATIRRIAKQVSGRGGGLPSVQAMALTHGDGIIEVACNLLDPSKVGANNVQLEVERLAREEGLSVGKGYFTDFSQEYIINRYMSLDSPP; encoded by the exons ATGGACGTCCGACCCGAACCCGCCGACGCCGGCTCCGACATCTTCGACTCCTCCCTCAACCTCGAGGACGCCCACTTCCGGGAAGGCTACGCCGACGGCCACCGCCACGGCGTCGCCGCCGGCACGGAGGAGGGCCGCCAGGTGGGCCTCAAGACCGGCTTCGAGACCGGGGAGGAGCTCGGGTTCTACCGCGGCTGCGTCGGGGTCTGGGGCTCGGCCATCCGGGCCGACCCGACCCGGTACTCGGCCCGGGTCCAGAAGAGCGTGCGGACGATGGAGGCGCTGCTGGACGGATACCCGACGATGGAGCCGGAGGACGAGCGGGTGCAGGAGATGATGGGGGATCTGCGGTTGAAGTTCAGGGCCGTGTGCGCGAGCCTGGgggcaaaattggaaaacaGGGGGTATTTAAAGGGC ATGTTAAAAATGATGCTTGCCTGCTGCAAGGTATACATCTCTGAAAGCCGAAACAGGTCTGCACTTGAGGCGATTGAACGAGCAGCTAAACTATTTCCAGAAACAGCAGTGCTCAACAAGTTTGAAGATGAAATTTACAATAGAGTCGGCTACACAGTTGTGTCTAGATTGGCTCAGAAGTCGTCTTCAGATTCATGTCCCTTGAGAAGTGCTGTATTAGCAATGGTTAAGACCGCATTTGATGCGATTGACCTTGAGTCGCATAGCGGAAGTCATCCTAGGCTTGGGGTTGTTGATCATATCTGCTTTCATCCCTTGGGTCAGACTTCTCTGGACCAAGTGGCCGCCATTGCAAGGTCCTTGGCTGTTGACATTGGCTCTGGTCTTCAAG TACCCGCATTTCTGTATGGAGCGGCCCATGAAGATGGAAGGACACTTGATTCTATCAGAAGAGAGTTGGGGTATTTCAAGCCTAATGCAAGTGGAAACCTGTGGATAGGTGGCCCAAATTCACAGTCCATGCCCCTGAAGCCAGATGACGGTCCACCTCGAGCAGCCCAAGGAAAAGGAGTCATTGTGATCGGAGCGACTCGATGGGTAGATAACTACAATGTCCCTGTTTATTCTAGTGATATAGCCACTATCCGAAGAATTGCAAAACAAGTCAGTGGAAGAGGAGGCGGACTTCCTTCAGTCCAAGCCATGGCACTCACTCACGGTGATGGTATCATTGAAGTAGCATGTAATTTGTTGGATCCAAGTAAAGTTGGAGCAAACAATGTTCAGCTTGAAGTTGAGCGACTCGCCAGGGAGGAGGGCTTGTCTGTGGGAAAGGGGTATTTCACCGACTTTTCACAGGAGTATATAATCAACAGATACATGAGTTTGGACTCCCCTCCATAG
- the LOC104424860 gene encoding formimidoyltransferase-cyclodeaminase isoform X1, producing the protein MLKMMLACCKVYISESRNRSALEAIERAAKLFPETAVLNKFEDEIYNRVGYTVVSRLAQKSSSDSCPLRSAVLAMVKTAFDAIDLESHSGSHPRLGVVDHICFHPLGQTSLDQVAAIARSLAVDIGSGLQVPAFLYGAAHEDGRTLDSIRRELGYFKPNASGNLWIGGPNSQSMPLKPDDGPPRAAQGKGVIVIGATRWVDNYNVPVYSSDIATIRRIAKQVSGRGGGLPSVQAMALTHGDGIIEVACNLLDPSKVGANNVQLEVERLAREEGLSVGKGYFTDFSQEYIINRYMSLDSPP; encoded by the exons ATGTTAAAAATGATGCTTGCCTGCTGCAAGGTATACATCTCTGAAAGCCGAAACAGGTCTGCACTTGAGGCGATTGAACGAGCAGCTAAACTATTTCCAGAAACAGCAGTGCTCAACAAGTTTGAAGATGAAATTTACAATAGAGTCGGCTACACAGTTGTGTCTAGATTGGCTCAGAAGTCGTCTTCAGATTCATGTCCCTTGAGAAGTGCTGTATTAGCAATGGTTAAGACCGCATTTGATGCGATTGACCTTGAGTCGCATAGCGGAAGTCATCCTAGGCTTGGGGTTGTTGATCATATCTGCTTTCATCCCTTGGGTCAGACTTCTCTGGACCAAGTGGCCGCCATTGCAAGGTCCTTGGCTGTTGACATTGGCTCTGGTCTTCAAG TACCCGCATTTCTGTATGGAGCGGCCCATGAAGATGGAAGGACACTTGATTCTATCAGAAGAGAGTTGGGGTATTTCAAGCCTAATGCAAGTGGAAACCTGTGGATAGGTGGCCCAAATTCACAGTCCATGCCCCTGAAGCCAGATGACGGTCCACCTCGAGCAGCCCAAGGAAAAGGAGTCATTGTGATCGGAGCGACTCGATGGGTAGATAACTACAATGTCCCTGTTTATTCTAGTGATATAGCCACTATCCGAAGAATTGCAAAACAAGTCAGTGGAAGAGGAGGCGGACTTCCTTCAGTCCAAGCCATGGCACTCACTCACGGTGATGGTATCATTGAAGTAGCATGTAATTTGTTGGATCCAAGTAAAGTTGGAGCAAACAATGTTCAGCTTGAAGTTGAGCGACTCGCCAGGGAGGAGGGCTTGTCTGTGGGAAAGGGGTATTTCACCGACTTTTCACAGGAGTATATAATCAACAGATACATGAGTTTGGACTCCCCTCCATAG
- the LOC104424861 gene encoding tyrosine--tRNA ligase 1, cytoplasmic produces the protein MENEAADQNPPSSEMESLSVESQAEAGSSSSGPAATQMTSEERFRIVRSVGEECIQEDELLNLLTKKPQPICYDGFEPSGRMHIAQGVMKTISVNKMTSAGCKVKIWIADWFAQLNNKMDGDLKKIQTVGRYLIEIWKAVGMDLADNKVEFLWSSEEINSRAHEYWPLVMDIARRNKLPRIIRCSQIMGRSEQDELSAAQILYPCMQCADIFFLKADICQLGIDQRKVNVLAREYCDAIKRKNKPIILSHHMLPGLQQGQEKMSKSDPSSSVFMEDTEAEVNLKIKKAYCPPKIVEGNPCLEYIKYIILPWFNEFKVERSADNGGEKTFKSFDELVVDYESGDLHPADLKPALSKSLNKILQPVRDHFNKDANAKDLLKRVKGYRVTR, from the exons ATGGAAAACGAAGCAGCTGACCAGAACCCACCTTCCAGTGAAATGGAGTCCCTCTCCGTCGAATCTCAGGCAGAAGCGGGCTCCTCGTCGAGCGGCCCGGCGGCCACCCA GATGACGTCGGAGGAGAGGTTTCGAATCGTGAGGAGCGTCGGCGAGGAGTGCATTCAGGAAGACGAGCTGCTCAATCTCCTGACCAAGAAGCCCCAACCCATTTGCTATGATGGGTTCGAACCATCTGGCAGAATGCACATTGCTCAG GGAGTCATGAAGACGATAAGTGTGAACAAAATGACTTCTGCTGGATGCAAAGTGAAGATATGGATTGCCGATTGGTTTGCACAGTTGAACAACAAAATGGATGGAGacttgaagaaaatccaaacgGTTGGACGCTATTTGATTGAGATATGGAAAGCTGTTGGCATGGATCTTGCCGATAATAAAGTGGAATTTCTGTGGTCGTCAGAAGAAATAAACTCCCGGGCACATGAATACTGGCCGCTGGTTATGGACATTGCCCGCCGAAACAAGCTCCCTAGGATAATCAG GTGCTCACAGATAATGGGTCGTAGTGAGCAGGATGAGCTCTCCGCAGCCCAAATTCTCTACCCATGCATGCAGTGTGCcgacatatttttcttgaag GCTGACATTTGTCAACTGGGAATAGATCAACGGAAGGTGAATGTACTTGCTAGAGAGTACTGTGATGCCATAAAGAGAAAGAATAAGCCTATCATTTTGTCTCATC ATATGCTTCCTGGTCTGCAGCAAGGCcaagaaaaaatgtcaaaaagcGATCCATCATCATCCGTCTTTATGGAAGATACCGAG GCTGAGGTCAATCTGAAGATAAAAAAAGCATACTGTCCACCTAAGATTGTTGAAGGCAACCCATGTTTGGAGTACATAAAATACATCATATTGCCATGGTTTAATGAGTTCAAAGTGGAGCGATCTGCAGATAATGGCGGTGAAAA GACCTTTAAAAGCTTTGATGAACTTGTTGTTGACTACGAAAGTGGAGATTTGCATCCTGCTGATCTGAAACCAGCCCTTTCAAAGTCTTTGAATAAGATACTTCAG CCTGTACGTGATCATTTCAACAAAGACGCTAATGCGAAGGATCTGCTGAAGAGAGTTAAG GGATACAGGGTCACTCGGTAA